One window from the genome of Roseomonas haemaphysalidis encodes:
- a CDS encoding thiolase family protein — MSLGAAIIGVGETAMGRHPGRTAMDLMAEAADAALASAGLEMREIDGLISMPSLTQRWMMPAAVVARGLGLDPAFLTTIDLAGASGAAMADQAARAIATGACEAVLCVAGDPLLTGLSRDRAVALMAGSAAHAETEAPHGPPVPALYALLAARHMHLHGTTREQLSAVAVQMRHHAADNPGAHFRQPITADAVRDAKPIATPFTLLDCAPVSDGGAAFVMVSADRARSMKRRAAHLLGSGYGLSHAYLGDAADPMRTGALRSGATAFARAGRRPAEMHFACLYDCFTITLLMELEDLGFCAPGAGGAFVADGHIDRAGRLPVNPGGGLLSGGHPGLPAGMMPVVEAARQIMGEAGARQLPRADLAMAHGNGGIVGMHCSLVLGALDG, encoded by the coding sequence ATGAGCCTCGGGGCCGCCATCATCGGCGTGGGCGAGACCGCCATGGGCCGCCACCCCGGCCGCACCGCCATGGACCTGATGGCGGAGGCCGCCGATGCCGCGCTGGCCAGCGCCGGCCTGGAGATGCGCGAGATCGACGGCTTGATCAGCATGCCCAGCCTGACGCAGCGCTGGATGATGCCGGCCGCCGTGGTGGCGCGCGGGCTGGGGCTGGACCCGGCCTTTCTGACCACGATCGATCTGGCGGGCGCCAGCGGCGCCGCCATGGCGGACCAGGCGGCGCGCGCCATTGCCACCGGGGCGTGCGAGGCCGTGCTCTGCGTGGCCGGGGACCCGCTGCTGACGGGCCTGTCGCGTGACCGCGCGGTGGCGCTGATGGCCGGCAGCGCCGCCCATGCCGAGACGGAGGCGCCGCACGGCCCGCCCGTGCCCGCGCTCTATGCGCTGCTGGCCGCGCGGCACATGCACCTGCACGGCACGACGCGGGAGCAGCTCTCCGCCGTCGCGGTGCAGATGCGCCACCATGCGGCGGACAATCCCGGCGCGCATTTCCGGCAGCCTATCACGGCGGATGCCGTGCGCGACGCCAAGCCCATCGCCACGCCCTTCACGCTGCTGGACTGCGCGCCTGTGTCGGATGGCGGCGCGGCCTTCGTGATGGTCTCGGCCGACCGCGCGCGAAGCATGAAGCGGCGCGCGGCGCATCTGCTCGGCTCCGGCTACGGCCTGTCGCACGCCTATCTGGGCGACGCGGCGGACCCGATGCGGACCGGCGCGCTGCGCTCCGGCGCCACGGCCTTCGCGCGGGCGGGGCGGCGCCCGGCGGAGATGCACTTCGCCTGCCTCTACGACTGCTTCACCATCACCCTGTTGATGGAGCTGGAGGATCTCGGCTTCTGCGCGCCCGGGGCCGGCGGCGCCTTTGTCGCGGACGGGCATATCGACCGCGCCGGGCGCCTGCCGGTGAACCCGGGGGGCGGGCTGCTGTCCGGCGGGCATCCGGGCCTGCCCGCCGGCATGATGCCGGTGGTGGAGGCCGCGCGGCAGATCATGGGCGAGGCCGGCGCGCGGCAGTTGCCACGTGCCGACCTCGCCATGGCGCATGGCAATGGCGGGATTGTCGGCATGCACTGCTCGCTGGTGCTGGGGGCGCTTGATGGCTGA
- a CDS encoding CaiB/BaiF CoA transferase family protein yields MSGPLAGVMVLDLTRVLSGPYCTMMLADLGARVIKVEPPGGDDSRHFPPRTGGDSAYFMAFNRGKESIALDLTAPADRAIFERLLTTADVMVENFRPGVLDKLGYGPAVLAERWPTLILASLSGFGQTGPDRGRMAYDLLIQAMGGVMSLTGEEGGGPARVGTSLVDIGSGMFLWPGILAALVERRGGAPARRVEVAMLDSQVAMLEHAMMRAQAGDPPQRLGARFPTASPVDAYRTADGALVLACPMPRHFAAAAAVLGHPEWVDDPRFVDNAARLANQAALKAAIEAVMRERTTAHWDAAFAAAGVPCGPVRNMADLLADPQLTAREMLLPMAGFRVAGNPMKLSGLAAPDAASAPTLDQHRAALLAEFGA; encoded by the coding sequence ATGAGCGGTCCGCTCGCCGGCGTCATGGTTCTCGACCTGACGCGGGTGCTGTCCGGTCCTTACTGCACCATGATGCTGGCCGATCTTGGTGCGCGCGTCATTAAGGTCGAGCCGCCGGGCGGTGACGACAGCCGCCACTTCCCCCCTCGGACCGGCGGCGACTCAGCGTATTTCATGGCTTTCAACCGCGGCAAGGAGAGCATCGCGCTCGACCTCACCGCACCCGCCGACCGGGCAATCTTCGAGCGCCTGCTGACCACCGCCGATGTGATGGTGGAGAACTTCCGTCCAGGCGTGCTGGACAAGCTCGGCTACGGCCCGGCCGTGCTGGCGGAACGCTGGCCCACCCTGATTCTCGCCAGCCTTTCAGGCTTCGGGCAGACCGGGCCGGACCGTGGCCGCATGGCCTATGACCTGCTGATCCAGGCCATGGGTGGCGTCATGTCGCTGACCGGCGAGGAAGGTGGCGGGCCGGCCCGGGTCGGTACCTCGCTGGTGGATATCGGCAGCGGCATGTTTCTTTGGCCCGGCATCCTGGCCGCCCTGGTTGAGCGGCGTGGCGGCGCCCCCGCGCGGCGGGTGGAGGTGGCGATGCTGGACAGCCAGGTGGCCATGCTCGAACATGCGATGATGCGCGCCCAGGCCGGCGATCCGCCGCAGCGGCTGGGCGCACGTTTCCCCACCGCCAGCCCGGTGGATGCCTATCGCACGGCCGATGGCGCGCTTGTGCTGGCCTGCCCCATGCCGCGCCACTTCGCGGCCGCCGCGGCGGTGCTGGGCCATCCGGAATGGGTGGACGACCCGCGCTTCGTCGACAATGCCGCGCGCCTCGCGAACCAGGCCGCGCTGAAGGCGGCGATCGAGGCGGTGATGCGAGAGCGCACGACCGCGCATTGGGACGCCGCCTTCGCCGCCGCCGGGGTGCCCTGCGGCCCGGTGCGGAACATGGCGGACCTGCTGGCCGACCCGCAACTGACGGCGCGGGAGATGCTGCTGCCCATGGCCGGCTTCCGGGTGGCCGGCAATCCCATGAAGCTTTCCGGCCTCGCTGCGCCGGACGCCGCCAGCGCGCCGACGCTGGACCAGCACCGTGCCGCCCTGCTGGCCGAGTTCGGCGCATGA
- a CDS encoding TetR/AcrR family transcriptional regulator: MMDQADRPRRGRRAAGATNALNRDKIVLAALALLDERGLAAFSVRDLAKAMGVFPAAIYWHVPSRNQLLAAIVAHVLRDLAPPPMKDWRDWLRALFRRYRAAVRAHPTIAPLIGAQLVSNTGLDFAMIEAVLRVLSGAGFEGQRLVDAFNVVTAAQVGFVTLEFAPPPPEGADEWVDGMRALVGSVPAGDYPMLAAHMPRMHNRSFTLRWQNGTVVPLDSSFEAYVETVVAGLERLAQRGA, from the coding sequence ATGATGGACCAAGCTGACCGCCCCCGCCGTGGCCGCCGTGCCGCCGGTGCCACGAATGCCCTGAACAGGGACAAAATCGTCCTGGCGGCCCTGGCCCTGCTGGACGAGCGTGGCTTAGCTGCCTTCTCCGTGCGTGACCTGGCCAAGGCCATGGGCGTGTTCCCCGCCGCCATCTATTGGCACGTTCCAAGCCGCAACCAGCTTCTGGCGGCTATCGTGGCGCATGTGCTGCGCGACTTGGCGCCGCCGCCGATGAAGGACTGGCGCGACTGGCTGCGGGCGTTGTTCCGCCGGTACCGTGCCGCCGTCCGCGCGCATCCCACCATCGCGCCGCTGATCGGCGCGCAGCTCGTCTCCAATACCGGCCTCGACTTCGCGATGATCGAGGCGGTGCTCCGCGTCCTTTCCGGGGCCGGGTTCGAGGGGCAGCGGCTGGTGGACGCCTTCAACGTGGTCACCGCCGCGCAGGTGGGCTTCGTGACGCTGGAATTCGCGCCGCCCCCACCGGAAGGGGCCGACGAATGGGTGGACGGCATGCGGGCGCTGGTCGGTTCGGTGCCGGCAGGGGACTACCCGATGCTGGCCGCCCACATGCCCCGCATGCACAACCGCAGCTTCACCCTGCGCTGGCAGAACGGCACCGTCGTGCCGCTGGACAGCAGCTTCGAGGCTTATGTGGAGACCGTGGTGGCGGGGCTGGAACGCTTGGCGCAACGCGGCGCTTGA
- a CDS encoding aspartate aminotransferase family protein, which yields MDMVEAPMLDAALARARAAYVARNPRSAEIHAEAAAVMPGGNTRSVLFYDPFPLAIARGEGAFIWDADGHRYLDLLGEFTAGLYGHSNPAVRAAIDSALDGGINLGGHNLLEPKLARLVCDRFPAMDSVRFTNSGTEANLMAIALAKAATGRGTILVFHGAYHGGVLSFGGGGSPVNVPHHFIVAPYNDTEGTLALIARHGPDLAAVVVEPMLGAGGCIPARPDFLHALRDATADAGALLIFDEVMTSRTSAGGRQALLGLTPDLTTLGKYIGGGMSFGAFGGRAALMAMFDPRRPDALPHAGTFNNNVLTMAAGIAGLTEVFTPEIAERHRERGEAVRGQLNALCRQQGVAMQFTGLGSLMNAHFTAAPIEDPAGAACDNRLRDLFFFDMAEAGFYLARRGLAALMLPLTDAELDGFRNAVARFIEARRPFLAS from the coding sequence ATGGATATGGTCGAGGCCCCAATGCTGGATGCGGCCCTGGCTCGCGCCCGCGCCGCCTATGTCGCCCGCAACCCCCGCAGCGCCGAGATCCATGCCGAGGCCGCCGCCGTGATGCCCGGCGGCAACACGCGCTCCGTGCTGTTCTATGACCCCTTCCCGCTGGCCATTGCGCGCGGCGAGGGTGCCTTCATCTGGGATGCGGACGGGCACCGCTACCTGGACCTGCTGGGCGAATTCACCGCCGGCCTTTACGGCCATTCCAACCCGGCGGTGCGCGCCGCCATCGACAGCGCGTTGGACGGCGGCATCAACCTTGGCGGCCACAACCTGCTGGAGCCGAAGCTGGCGCGGCTTGTCTGCGACCGCTTCCCGGCCATGGACTCCGTCCGCTTCACCAATTCGGGCACCGAAGCCAACCTGATGGCCATCGCGCTCGCCAAGGCCGCCACGGGGCGCGGCACCATCCTGGTGTTCCACGGCGCCTACCACGGCGGCGTGCTGAGCTTCGGCGGCGGCGGGTCCCCGGTCAACGTGCCGCACCACTTCATCGTGGCACCCTACAACGACACGGAGGGAACCCTCGCGCTGATCGCCCGGCACGGCCCCGACCTCGCCGCCGTGGTGGTGGAGCCGATGCTTGGCGCGGGCGGCTGCATCCCGGCCCGGCCCGACTTCCTGCACGCGCTGCGCGACGCCACGGCGGACGCCGGTGCGCTGCTGATCTTCGACGAGGTGATGACCTCCCGGACCTCCGCCGGCGGACGGCAGGCGCTGCTGGGCCTGACGCCCGACCTGACCACGCTGGGCAAGTATATCGGCGGCGGCATGAGCTTCGGCGCCTTCGGCGGCCGGGCGGCACTGATGGCGATGTTCGACCCGCGCCGGCCGGATGCGCTGCCGCATGCCGGCACCTTCAACAACAACGTCCTGACCATGGCCGCCGGCATCGCCGGATTGACCGAGGTGTTCACGCCCGAGATCGCCGAGCGGCACCGCGAGCGTGGCGAGGCAGTGCGCGGGCAGCTCAACGCACTCTGCCGGCAACAGGGCGTCGCCATGCAGTTCACCGGCCTCGGCTCGCTGATGAACGCGCATTTCACCGCCGCGCCGATCGAGGACCCGGCCGGCGCCGCCTGCGACAACCGGCTGCGCGACCTGTTCTTCTTCGACATGGCGGAAGCCGGCTTCTACCTCGCCCGGCGTGGCTTGGCGGCGCTGATGTTGCCGCTCACGGACGCGGAGCTGGACGGCTTCCGCAATGCCGTGGCCCGGTTCATCGAGGCCCGCCGGCCCTTTCTGGCGAGCTGA
- a CDS encoding phosphotriesterase family protein, with protein MARIDRATLRGRVQTVSGLIAPDQVGPALMHEHLLIDLNPPRLRAEAVGGAAGDITLCNCFDIRWGRTASPFNMRLDSRELAIAELRRMYAAGGRTLVDLTVGGLQPDPQGLAAIAAATGVQVVMGSGHYVQEYQDPALAGYRVEDFAMEIIGQVLEGAWGTEIRAGIIGEIGCQAPWTEQEKRVMRGAILAQAETGAALNVHPGRDADQPQEVATFVRAHGGPMERLIISHIDRTIFDDTRLLRLADTGCVVEFDLFGWEDSYYLPSDAVDMPNDAARLRMLRTLLDHGHGERILISQDICTRTRLNRYGGHGYDHIFSNIVPLMRRRGFDEREIDTILVRNPRRLLTFV; from the coding sequence GTGGCCCGGATCGACCGCGCCACGCTGCGCGGCCGGGTGCAGACCGTATCCGGCCTGATCGCGCCGGACCAGGTTGGCCCGGCGCTGATGCACGAGCACCTGCTCATCGACCTCAACCCGCCCCGCCTGCGGGCGGAGGCGGTGGGCGGTGCGGCCGGGGATATCACCCTGTGCAACTGCTTCGACATCCGCTGGGGGCGCACCGCCTCGCCCTTCAACATGCGGCTGGACAGCAGGGAACTCGCGATCGCCGAACTCAGGCGGATGTACGCCGCCGGCGGCCGGACGCTGGTGGACCTGACCGTGGGCGGGCTGCAGCCGGACCCGCAGGGGCTTGCCGCCATCGCCGCCGCCACCGGCGTGCAGGTGGTGATGGGCAGCGGCCACTATGTGCAGGAATACCAGGACCCCGCGCTGGCCGGATACCGCGTGGAGGACTTCGCCATGGAGATCATCGGCCAAGTGCTGGAAGGCGCCTGGGGTACGGAGATCCGCGCCGGCATCATCGGCGAGATCGGCTGCCAGGCACCCTGGACGGAGCAGGAGAAACGCGTCATGCGCGGTGCGATCCTCGCGCAGGCCGAGACCGGCGCGGCGCTGAACGTGCACCCGGGCCGCGACGCCGACCAGCCGCAGGAGGTGGCCACCTTTGTCCGCGCCCATGGCGGGCCGATGGAGCGGCTGATCATCAGCCATATCGACCGCACCATCTTCGACGACACGCGGCTGCTGCGCCTGGCCGACACCGGCTGCGTGGTGGAGTTCGACCTGTTCGGCTGGGAGGATTCCTACTACCTGCCCAGCGACGCGGTGGACATGCCCAACGACGCCGCCCGCCTGCGTATGTTGCGCACCCTGCTGGACCACGGGCATGGCGAGCGCATCCTGATCAGCCAGGACATCTGCACCCGCACCCGGCTGAACCGCTACGGCGGACACGGCTACGACCACATCTTCTCCAACATCGTGCCGTTGATGCGACGCCGCGGCTTTGACGAGCGCGAGATCGACACCATCCTGGTGCGCAACCCACGGCGGCTGCTGACCTTCGTCTGA
- a CDS encoding ABC transporter substrate-binding protein yields the protein MKRRSLLAAGTATAALATLPRFAVAQGAGSRVLRYVPSANLTQLDPIWSTAYVTLCHGYAVFDTLYGTDAQGQVLPQMAAGHTVSDDGRRWTIRLREGLRFHDGAPVLARDCVASLQRWCLRQGAGQIIAGFLDRWEAPDDRTIVAHLKEPMPTLATLMAMSVFPPFIMPERLARTDPGQQVAEMVGSGPFRFKADEYVSGALSVYEKFAGYVPRQEAPDWTSGGKVARLDRIEWRVIPDSATAVAALQQGEVDWVEKPLADLVPMLKRRNDIVLDVIDTTGWAGALRFNVLHPPFDNEAIRRAVLQAVDQHPFLQVATAGDESSFTICHSAFPCGTPAGRPIPGTMPGDAQAARIAIAAAGYKGEPVVLLAPSDNPPLGDFAELAADVMRRIGLKVDVVSTDWGTVVQRRGKKEPVAQGGWSAFVTVVNGPAIMSPPVNFMIRGQGARGYFGWYENAEVEALVQQWLRAASDAERVAISDRIQAVVMRTAPLVPLGQYVQRTAYRNTIQGVLKGPATLPWNVRKA from the coding sequence TTGAAGAGACGCTCGCTCCTGGCCGCTGGCACCGCGACCGCCGCCCTGGCCACCCTGCCCCGCTTCGCCGTCGCGCAGGGCGCCGGCAGCCGCGTGCTGCGGTACGTCCCCTCCGCCAACCTGACGCAGCTCGACCCGATCTGGTCCACGGCCTATGTCACGCTGTGCCACGGCTACGCGGTGTTCGACACGCTGTACGGCACCGATGCGCAGGGGCAGGTGCTGCCGCAGATGGCCGCGGGTCACACGGTGTCCGACGACGGCCGCCGCTGGACCATCCGGCTGCGGGAAGGATTGCGCTTCCATGACGGCGCGCCCGTGCTGGCACGCGACTGCGTCGCCAGCCTGCAGCGCTGGTGCCTCCGCCAGGGCGCGGGGCAGATCATCGCCGGCTTCCTGGACCGTTGGGAAGCACCGGACGACCGCACCATCGTGGCGCATCTGAAGGAGCCGATGCCGACCCTGGCCACGCTGATGGCCATGTCCGTCTTCCCGCCCTTCATCATGCCGGAGCGGCTGGCGCGGACGGACCCGGGGCAGCAGGTGGCGGAGATGGTCGGCTCCGGTCCGTTCCGCTTCAAGGCGGATGAGTATGTCAGCGGCGCACTCTCGGTCTACGAGAAGTTTGCCGGCTACGTGCCACGGCAGGAGGCGCCGGACTGGACCTCCGGCGGCAAGGTGGCGAGGCTGGACCGGATCGAATGGCGGGTGATCCCGGATTCCGCCACGGCTGTCGCCGCCTTGCAGCAGGGCGAGGTGGACTGGGTCGAGAAGCCGCTGGCGGACCTCGTGCCCATGCTGAAGCGGCGCAACGACATCGTGCTGGATGTGATCGACACCACCGGTTGGGCCGGCGCGCTGCGCTTCAACGTCCTGCACCCGCCTTTCGACAACGAGGCCATCCGCCGCGCGGTGCTGCAGGCGGTGGACCAGCACCCCTTCCTGCAGGTGGCGACGGCGGGTGACGAATCCTCCTTCACCATCTGCCACTCCGCCTTTCCCTGCGGCACGCCGGCGGGGCGGCCGATCCCCGGCACCATGCCAGGCGATGCCCAGGCGGCGAGGATCGCCATCGCCGCCGCCGGCTACAAGGGCGAGCCGGTGGTTCTGCTGGCACCCAGCGACAACCCGCCGCTGGGCGACTTCGCCGAGCTGGCGGCGGATGTGATGCGGCGGATCGGGCTGAAGGTGGACGTGGTCAGCACGGACTGGGGCACCGTCGTGCAGCGGCGGGGCAAGAAGGAGCCTGTCGCCCAGGGCGGCTGGTCCGCCTTCGTCACCGTCGTCAACGGCCCGGCGATCATGAGCCCGCCGGTTAACTTCATGATCCGCGGCCAGGGCGCCCGGGGCTATTTCGGCTGGTACGAGAACGCGGAGGTCGAGGCATTGGTGCAGCAATGGCTGCGCGCCGCCTCGGATGCGGAGCGCGTGGCGATCAGCGATCGCATCCAGGCGGTCGTCATGCGCACGGCCCCCCTCGTGCCCTTGGGCCAGTACGTGCAGCGCACCGCGTACCGGAACACCATCCAGGGCGTGCTGAAGGGACCGGCGACCTTGCCGTGGAACGTCAGGAAGGCCTGA
- a CDS encoding LysR family transcriptional regulator yields MRISFRQLEAFRLFSSNLSVTETARLTHVSQSAVSHALHGLEQTLGIKLFFRAGNRVRLTREGLAILPVMDRVFAQLSQLETQSEAMRSLDAGHLTVASMPPIGTWLINSAAARFLEARPKLRFSLRNTAAGEILEQVRGEIADVGFTIVGGDDTGVRLEPLLRAEIVCVLPPGHPLCLRAQIEVADLIGERLIAPSVDTAVGAAIRGAFPTEHRRQVDRLEINQSAVAVDLVARGIGIGLLHPFGLPLGAAGVVLRRFCPTITLRVMTALPRNRPTSPLVANFVSEVRKVAKDMLDGQTGAASFMMVEGSAQQV; encoded by the coding sequence ATGCGCATCTCGTTCCGGCAACTGGAAGCGTTCCGCCTGTTTTCCAGCAATCTCAGCGTCACCGAGACCGCCCGGCTGACCCATGTGTCGCAGTCCGCGGTCAGCCATGCGCTGCATGGCCTGGAACAAACGCTGGGCATCAAGCTGTTCTTCCGCGCCGGCAACAGGGTGCGTCTGACGCGGGAGGGGCTGGCGATCCTCCCGGTCATGGACCGGGTCTTCGCGCAGCTCTCGCAGTTGGAAACGCAGTCGGAAGCCATGCGGAGCCTGGACGCCGGGCATCTGACGGTGGCTTCCATGCCGCCGATCGGCACGTGGCTCATCAACAGTGCTGCCGCGCGTTTTCTGGAAGCGCGGCCGAAGCTGCGTTTCAGCCTCCGCAACACGGCGGCAGGCGAGATCCTGGAACAGGTGCGCGGCGAGATCGCGGATGTCGGCTTCACGATCGTCGGCGGGGACGACACGGGCGTGCGGCTGGAGCCTTTGCTGAGGGCGGAGATCGTCTGCGTCCTGCCGCCGGGCCATCCCCTGTGCCTGCGCGCGCAGATCGAAGTCGCCGACCTGATCGGGGAGCGGCTGATCGCGCCCAGCGTCGACACCGCCGTCGGTGCCGCGATCCGCGGGGCGTTTCCCACCGAGCATCGGCGACAGGTGGACCGGCTGGAGATCAACCAGTCCGCGGTCGCCGTCGATCTGGTCGCGCGGGGCATCGGGATCGGATTGCTGCACCCCTTCGGCCTGCCCCTGGGAGCGGCAGGGGTGGTGCTGCGCCGCTTCTGCCCGACCATCACGCTGAGAGTGATGACGGCCCTCCCGCGCAACCGCCCGACCTCGCCGCTGGTCGCCAACTTCGTCAGTGAGGTACGCAAGGTTGCGAAGGACATGCTGGATGGGCAGACCGGCGCCGCGTCCTTCATGATGGTCGAAGGCAGCGCGCAACAGGTCTGA
- a CDS encoding NtaA/DmoA family FMN-dependent monooxygenase (This protein belongs to a clade of FMN-dependent monooxygenases, within a broader family of flavin-dependent oxidoreductases, the luciferase-like monooxygenase (LMM) family, some of whose members use coenzyme F420 rather than FMN.) has translation MSHSNKMILALLVNGVGQHQSAWRIRDSRAEDSYSLSLYADAARMAEAAKMHMVFLADSADHDQATLRTRPKRFLEALSIAAALVPLTERIGLLATFSTTFTEPYNVARQMCSLDHLSGGRAGWNMVTSYGGAEHYSGGGMMEHGQRHKRASEYAQVIRMLFDSWDADALVIDRETGIYAEPDKVRCERFDGEVFQVAGPLNMPRPPQGRPVIAQAGQSSAGKDLSAQHADMVYAQGTSLEESQAHYADLKGRMAKFGRHADELKVLPGCVPVIGRTEAEARSMQEQLNDLLDMTAAKYELQVRLPGVPLDDYDLDEVLPAAAFPPVETVQSMQTRYEIYRHWAVDKNYTIRNIIEKMTTGGGHWSPCGSAERIAEEMQERFLLKGCDGFNLSATYQLGGSERITGLLVPALQAAGFYRTEYEGVTLRENMGLPEPAARKLAHAG, from the coding sequence ATGTCGCATTCCAACAAAATGATCCTCGCCCTGCTGGTGAACGGTGTGGGGCAGCACCAGTCAGCTTGGCGCATCCGCGACAGCCGGGCCGAGGATTCCTATTCGCTCAGCCTCTACGCCGATGCCGCGCGGATGGCGGAAGCGGCCAAGATGCACATGGTCTTCCTGGCCGACAGCGCCGACCACGACCAGGCGACGCTGCGCACGCGCCCCAAGCGATTTCTGGAAGCCCTGTCCATCGCCGCCGCCCTGGTGCCGCTGACCGAGCGGATCGGGCTGCTGGCGACCTTCTCCACCACCTTCACCGAGCCCTACAACGTCGCGCGGCAGATGTGCTCGCTGGATCACCTGTCGGGCGGGCGGGCGGGCTGGAACATGGTCACCTCCTATGGCGGCGCCGAGCATTATTCGGGCGGCGGGATGATGGAGCACGGGCAGCGGCACAAGCGCGCCTCGGAATACGCTCAGGTCATCCGCATGCTGTTCGACAGCTGGGATGCCGACGCGCTGGTGATCGACCGCGAAACCGGCATCTATGCTGAACCCGACAAGGTGCGCTGCGAACGCTTCGACGGCGAGGTCTTCCAGGTCGCCGGCCCGCTGAACATGCCGCGCCCGCCGCAGGGGCGGCCGGTGATCGCGCAGGCCGGCCAGTCCTCGGCCGGCAAGGACCTCTCGGCCCAGCATGCCGACATGGTCTATGCCCAGGGCACCTCGCTGGAGGAAAGCCAGGCACACTACGCCGATCTGAAGGGACGCATGGCGAAGTTCGGCCGGCACGCCGATGAGCTGAAGGTGTTGCCGGGCTGCGTGCCGGTGATCGGCCGCACGGAGGCCGAGGCACGGTCGATGCAGGAGCAGCTCAACGACCTGCTGGACATGACGGCCGCCAAATACGAGTTGCAGGTCCGCCTGCCCGGCGTGCCACTGGACGACTACGACCTGGACGAGGTGCTGCCGGCCGCAGCCTTCCCGCCGGTCGAGACGGTGCAGAGCATGCAGACGCGCTACGAGATCTATCGCCATTGGGCGGTCGACAAGAACTATACCATCCGCAACATCATCGAGAAGATGACGACCGGCGGCGGCCATTGGTCGCCCTGCGGTTCGGCCGAGCGCATCGCGGAGGAAATGCAGGAGCGCTTCCTGCTCAAGGGCTGCGACGGCTTCAACCTGTCCGCAACCTACCAGCTCGGCGGCAGCGAGCGGATCACCGGGTTGCTGGTGCCGGCATTGCAGGCCGCCGGCTTCTACCGCACCGAATACGAGGGCGTGACGCTGCGCGAGAACATGGGCCTGCCCGAGCCCGCCGCGCGGAAGCTGGCCCATGCGGGCTGA